DNA sequence from the Pedobacter schmidteae genome:
TATTTCTATATATGCTTGCTTCATGCCGTTCCAAATTGTTTAATCCGGGTACTTTTCTACAAAATCAAAAATCAACATAATAGCCATTTCACTTACCGTTCAATAAGGAGTAATTACCTTTCAAAAAGGAATTATTTCCTGACTAACGTTTCTAAAGATATAATTTTTCTTAAATTAGTTGCTATAAACCGTTCCTATCATTTACGCTTCAATACTATGACCGACAACGAATTGAACCTGATCATGTGTACCGAAATGTCCGAAATCCAAAAAATGGAATGTGCTGACTATTTGGGTAATGCTGGCTATATCAATATCAGCGAGGTTAAAATTAACGGTGCAGATATCTTTTCCGGGAGCAGCAAAATAACTCAGGAAGTAACGGTACGGGAACAGAATGAAACACCTACCCTGAATATGTATTTTTCTATCCAGGGTATCAGTTCGGCCTGGGAAGCCAATAGCAACGAAAAATATGTTTTAAAAGACAACCAGCATGCGGTAACTTTTACACCTGGCTTTGATGGCTACTATGCGTTGAGCAGTCCCGAAGTCCGAAATTTTGGCATTTCCCTGTACGAATCTTTTTTCAACCGGCTATATTCAACTGACCTTGAATGTTTAAAGCGCTTCTGGGATAACGTAAATGCCGGTAAGCTGACCGACATATCCGAACATGCCTTGCCCATTACGCCTAAACAGCAATCGGTAATTAACGACATGCATCATTGCCCCTATAGCGGCAACATGAAGCAATTGTTTTATGAATCCAAAATCACCGAACTCTTTTTATTGCAGGCCGAGCAGGCCGAAGCATTAAATGGAACTACACCCGTTAAAATAGAACGCCATCATATAGATAAACTGCATGCAGCACGCCAGTACATCCAGCAAAGTATGTTCGATCCTTTGACCCTCAGTGGCATTGCCCGCGAGGCCGGCATCAACGAGTTTATGTTGAAAAAAGGATTTAAAGAGCTATTTGGCATGACCGTTTTTGGCTACCTCAATGAGTTAAAAATGAATTATGCCCGCCAAATGCTACTCGAGTCGGCCTGCACAGTATACGAGGTGGCCTATACCATGGGTTACAATGAACCTTACAACTTCTCCAAAGCCTTCCGCAAACACTTCGGCTATCTTCCCGGCGAACTCCGGAAATAATTGTTATTTGATCTCAACAGCAATCATATTGCTATTGCGCGGTCCTGGAAAGGGCTCTGTTCTTAAAGAAAAAACCAGTTTGTACTTACCTGCATTTGCCGGGGCCTGTACTTTAGCTTTAAGCTGTACCGATTGCCCCGCTGCAATTACCAAATGTTCAGTATCGGTATCCACCAGCTTAAACTCGCCCATGTCTGGCCCAAGTTTAAAACCATATTCCAGGTAACACTTCCATTTTTCGCCTGCATTCCCCAAGGCAATGCTTTCATCATAAGGGTTGGTAATTTTCAGTTCCAACGTTTTTATTTCGTTTACCTTCCAGTCGCCAGGCACAACAAGCGGATTTACCGACACCTTCTGATACATCCTCACACCATCCAGCCAGGCTCCATAATATATACCTTTACCGGTCGGGATGGTATCGGTCAGCTCCAGCCCGGGAACAGGTTGATCGACCACCAGATAAGCTTTTTTATTCCTCAGGCTATCCTCCAGCGGCCATATATCATACTGGTTTTTGCGGTAATATCTGGAGTCGTAACCAAAGCCCCTGGTGCTGTTGGTGTAAAAATTGTACCGGGACGGGATCTGAAAACTGTTCATAAAAATAACCGGCGCGTTGCCAGCCTGCTGATGAATGGCTTTTGCCCAATCTTTATTTCCAAAGTAATAATCTATCACCTTTACTTTCCGCAAGGCGTCGACAGGAAAAATCAGCATCAGTCTTACCAGCAAGATCAGGAAAATATTGATTATAGCCAGGCGCTCCAACCATTTTGGTACGGCCTTACTGGAAATGGCAATATAAGCCAGAATAAAGAGGCAAATCATGGCCGGCAGCGTCCAATGGGCTTCTACCCTTCCCTTTAATGTACTAATGAAGAAAAAGATAAATATACCAAAGCAGTTAAATTTAAGCGTCCGGATAAAAACATCGCTGGTTTTCAGCTTAACTGCCGAGGCGTACAGGTACCAACCTACCAATGGGCCGGCCAGGGCCAGCTGTGCAAATAAATACTCTGTAGTAAAATTAAACTTATAAAAAGCTGCCGAGCGATCAATCACATGGTAATAAAATGAAGGATAATTGTTTTGTACCTGCCACCAGATATGTGGAACAAAAGCCACTATAGCAATGGCTACAATAGCCCAGAAACTGGGCCTTTTTAGCAGCTTAAAATTGGAAAGAATGGTAAAAAATAAAATCAATATCCCATGATATTTGCTGTACAGCATCCCGGCGATAACCAGGGCCAGCAAAAAAGCCCATTTAAACTTATCCTCTTCTATATAACGCTGATAAACGTATAGAAAAAGTACGGTAAAAAAGAACAGCGGGGCATCGGGCGTGGTGATAAACCCGTATACATGGAACAAGACCACAGCACTGAACAACAGGATAAACAGCTTGATCTGTTGAGTATACCTGCTTACAATTTTCCATAAAAAGTAAACCGATATAGTATTGGTGATGACGGTAAACAACCTCAAACCAAGGGTCGAATGGGTCAATAGATCCCCCAGTTTAATAAACAAGGCCACCATGGGCGGATGATCAAAATAGCCCCAATCTAAAAACTGCGAATACACCCAATAATAGGCCTCATCGGCATGTACTTCAACAAAGCTCGCCTGAACAATATTGATCAATGTCCATATACCCAAAAAAACAAACAGCAGCTGTTCGGTTCTTTTTTTTGTTTCCAGCATCAGTTATGGGGTTTTAATTGGTAAATGTATAAAGGTAATTTGCAAAAAAATTCCACAGGGACACAATTACAATTGCACAAGCTTTGGCAACGTAAAAATTCCATTTCAGCTTATCATTTAACAGATAAATCAGGATATTACTTAAGGCCAGCCCTACCAGACAGATCATAAAATATTTACCAAACTGGGTCATGCTGGCTGCATCATGGCTACCAAAAGTCCAGATCCGGTTTAGCCGGTAATTGGTTGCCGTAGCAATGCTAAAGCCCAGCGAGCTGGAAACATATTTGTGGATTTTTAATTTTTCTTTACAGATATAGGTTACTGTAAAATCAACAATGAGCCCAACAAAGCCAACAACGCCAAATTTTAAAAGTTTAATCAAAAAAGCATAATTAAATTCAATGGCTGCAATAGGGGTCATATTTACTACTTTCAGCAAAAATAATATAATAATCATACAACTTCGTTTCCTTTCAGTATTTTTACTACCAAAATAAGAACGTGCTCCATTTATTCAGATACAGAATTCCAAATAAGTATTCCAATGAATTTAAGGATACTTATGCTTTTATTAATACTAAACAAGTAACCATTCTGAGCGGGGTTTTACTTGTGATTGCCTTTGGAGTAAGGATGACTTCCATTTTTTATCATCAGGAGTTGGTTACCATGCCCAATCTTGAACTGTACAATATGCTCAACTGGGTACAAATTTTTGGCGCTTCATTTTTCCTCATCACCGCCGGTTTCGCGTTAAAATCCAGCTACTGGAAAACCGAAGGCCGAAATATACTGGTCATTGTATTTTGTTTATTTCTGCTCAGTACTTCCTTTACTGTCAGCTTTCTTTTTTCCTTATTTAATCCGAAAAACACCTTAACTATTTTTCTTACGGGCGTTATGGCGGTAAGCGTGTTCTTTGCACTTGAGTTGAAGCAAATTATATTGATTTCGGTATACATTGTCATTTTGTTTATCCTGGCCATGTTAGTTCCCAATATCAGTGCCCAGCAAAAGCTACTCAATATCATTATGTCGGGGGTACTGGCATTTTTTATGTATGCCTGCTCGCGGTACAGCTATTATTTTAAAGCCGAGCAATTTGTAAAAGTCAAAGAGCTGGAAGAAAAAAATATGGAAGTACAGTTGCTCAACCATCAGAAAAGTGAAATTCTGGGCTTTGTGGCGCATGACCTCCGAAATCCGCTTAATAATATTGAAGCATTGACCAGGATTGTACTTGAAGATCTGCCCGATGGTCAGAATACCGAAATGCAGCTCATTTTGAGTTCGACCCGCCAGGCAAAAAACATCATTGATGATTTACTGGAAGTTGCGGCGCACAATAAAGCCCCGTTCCTGTTGCAAACTACCAATATGATTACCTTTATGGACAACATTTGCAACAACTGGCAAAAAAACCTGAACAACGAACGGAAAATTGTCTTTAAAGCAAGCCACCAGGAGCTTATAGCGGCTGTAAATCCCTCCAAACTTACCAGGGTAATTGACAACCTGATCGGCAATGGGCTTAAGTTTTCAAAATCAGAAACGCCTATTAATATTGATGTCTCAAAATCCGATAATTCCTGTATCATCCGGATTACCGATTTTGGCATCGGCATTCCGCACAACTTACAGCAAATATTGTTCGATCAGTTTTCCAAGGCCGGGCGCCCTGGTCTTCGTGGCGAAAAATCAATAGGCCTGGGGCTTCACATCTCCAAACAGATTATAGAGCAGCATGGTGGTTCTATAACGGTATCCAGCACAGAAAATAAAGGGACCACTTTTCAGATTGCCCTTCCTTTTATAGCAGCCTAATTCAGATTAAACTTATCGTTGTTGATTTTAACCACGTTAGACGTAAATACAATACCCACTATTAAAATACCAATCAAAATAGCCAGCACCAGCTGAAAACTGGAATACAACTTGTTTCCCGACACCATAAAGGCAGTATCTTTGGTCAGCTGTTCTCCAACCTGACGTTGAATACGCATCAGTTCCGACAGTTTGTGAATAATCTCTCCCGGTGCATTTCTACCAAGTGTTTCATACGTCATCCTTGCCTTTTCTATTCCCTGTGTGGTAATTGCGGTCAACAATTTATTCTCAATGGTGGTATGCCCCAGCAACCAGGCTTTCAGTTCGGCCATTTTCTCTTTTTCCTGTTTCACCAGGTAAGTTTTTTCGTAACCTTTAATCAACGAATCGATGGAAACATTTATCCGGTTCAATTTCATTTTCAGGACAGCTTCGTCAAAAGGATGTGTTACGGCCGTATACAATACCTCCTCCATCAATGAGCGCTTTTGATCTACATATTCGGCAATATAAAACAAATCGGTAGCCGGAATCAGCCGGTCGTTATACAACGAAACGAATGAATTGTTCATGCTTTTTACACTCTTATCTTCCAAAAACCTGATCAGAATAGTGCAGGCCATAATACAGAACAGCAACATGGCGATCTTCATTTTTTGTTTTATGGAGTAGGCAAATCTCATATGCTTAGGTTTTAGTTGTTAAAATTGATCTTCAGCAGGGGCCAAAAACAGGTTAGGGGCAAAATTTACTAAAAATAATTCTCTTTTCGCTCTTGTCACTCCGGTATATAACCATCTTAAAAAATCCATATCCACCATTTCATCGGTCAAATAGCCCTGATCTACAAATACCGCATCCCATTGCCCGCCCTGTGCCTTATGGCAGGTTACAGCATACGCGAATTTAATTTGCAAGGCATTATAATAAGGATCTTCCTTGATGGCATTAAACCGTTCCTTTTTATTTTTGATGTGTTCATAATCCACATTCAGGGCTTCAAACAACTTATTTCCCTGCTCGTACGATAAATTGGGAGCTTCAATAGTCAGGGTATCCAGCATCACCTTGCAGGTAATTAGTCCTGCCTCCGGAAAATCCAGAAACTCCAGCTGTACCTCGGCAAAACGCAGGTCATACCTCTCCTCCACCCGCCTCACCCGTACTACCCTGGCCATGTCGCCATTGGCAATAAAAGCGGCCGATTCATTTTCGGGCAGCCAGAAATAATTGTTCCGCACCACCATAATCTGATCGCCCCCGGTTAGCTCTTCCTCCCTGTACAGCAGTCTGGCCCTGATTTGCTGGTTATACACGTTGGCCGATTTATTGGAGCGGCACACCACCAGCGAATTCTCGATACCAAACTTGCTGTAAGCATACTCCAGCCCTTCTACCAGTTTTAACCCGGTCATTCTAAAAATATCCTTATAATTTTTGGTGATGAACTTCGGCAACACTACATTTCCCTCCTCATCCGCTTCCAGATCGTTGATCAGCTTGCGCAGCATGGTGGCATTGGCCAGTATGCCCGATTTCTTTTCCTGCCGCACTACCTCTTTCAGTTCCACATTTTTGACCAGCATACCAAAGTTGCCCGCCATATAGTATGCATTTAAAGCCGGACTATCAATGCTGCCCACCGGAGGTAACTGGGCCGTATCGCCCACAAATACCGCCGCACAGTTTTTGCCATTGTACACAAATTCCATCAGGTCTTTCAAAAAGGACGATCCCGTATGGGTAATCCATTCATCGGCAATCATTGAGGCCTCGTCAATAATAAATAAGGTATGCTCGGCCAGGTTGGGTGCCAGCTGAAAGGACAAATCAGTAGCAACAGCCGATCGTTTTCTGTATATTTTTTTGTGAATGGTAAGTGCCTTCCGGCCGGTATAGTTGCTCATTACCTTGGCCGCCCTACCCGTCGGCGCCAATAATACCGAACGCAATTTAAATTGAGGCAGGGCTTTTACCAAAGCACCTACCGAAGTGGTTTTTCCGGTACCGGCATAGCCCTTCAATATAAAACACTGGCTACCCAGATCATGCGATAAAAAAGAAGCCATTTCCCTGCAAAATCCAAGCTGCTCTGCCGTCGGATTGAACTCATACGAGGCCTCTATAATTGCTGCTTTATCCATTTAACAAATATGCGATGGTGATCTTATAGAAAAAAGGATTAATTTTGTTAATTATGGATAATAAAAACAGCATACTCCTGGTGGATCCGGAATTTGACCTGAATACAGCGGCAGACTGTGATCTGTTGTTAAAAATAACACCAGACAGCTTCTCTTATGCCATCATTGATAAGCGTTGCAGGCAGCTCAAAGCCGTTTACGATGAACAGGAATGTAAAAACGTTCCGGAAACCGTAGCTACCAGGCTTAAAAACGACGTTTACCTGGGCTTAGCTTTCAACGAAATTAAAGCTGCAGTATATACCGAAAATACCATCAACATTCCTGATGAATGGTATAGCGCCGATAATCTGGATCAATATGCCCGTTTCTTTACCCATCATCAATCGGACAATTTATATACCCGGCCTTTCAATGATTTTGGTTTTACCACCATTTTTAACCTGCAACAATTTATAGAAGATACCCTGGCCGCTGCTTTGAAAGACTGCCGGCTTTATACCCAAAATGCGCCGGCACTGGTCCTGGCCGCACAACAACATCAAACTATTTTGCAGCTCGATTTTACGGCCAGCTCTTTTAATGCACTATATGGCACTGGCGAAAAATTGATCTTTCAAAATGATTACCAGAACGACAATGCCGATGAGTTTAATTATTACCTGCTGCTCATCATCAGTCAGCTCAACATCAACACTACCGATACCGAAGTGTATTTAAGTGGAATTATCCATGCAGATGACGAACGTTACCGGCGTATAGAAAAATATTTCAGCAAAATAACTTTCAATTTACCTCCGACAAATAAAATAGACCACAAAATTTTAGACGATATGCCTGCTCATTATTACAGCAGTCTGCTTGCCCTTGACCTATGCGAATAATTGGAGGAAAGTTAAAGGGCATACGCTTCAATGCCCCCGAAAGTTTACCGGTAAGGCCCACTACAGATATGGCCAAGGAAGCGTTGTTTAATATCCTTTACAACACCTACGATTTTGAAGAATGTAACGTGCTGGACCTCTTTTGTGGTACCGGCAACATCAGCTTTGAATTTGCATCTAGGGGTATCAAAAGTGTAACCTCAGTAGATAAACATTCAGGTTGTGTATTTTGGGTAAAATCGGTCATCAAAAAATATGAGCTGACGGAAATTGATGTACAAAAAGCTGATGTATTCAAATTTCTGGAAAGCGACCAGCAACAATATCAGATCATCTTTGCCGATCCTCCTTACGATTTGCCCACTATCCCCTTGATTCCCGAACTGGTGATCAACAACAATTTACTTACTGATAATGGTTTATTAATAGTAGAACATCCATCTTTGCTTAAAATGAAAGACCAGCCCGGGTATAAGGAAACCAGGCGTTATGGTAATTCTTCCTTTAGTTTTTTCGAAAAAGTTTAGCCTTATGAAAATCGCATTATTTCCCGGCTCATTTGATCCCATTACCATTGCGCATGTTGACATATTGAAGCGTGCATTGCCCCTGTTTGATAAGATCATAGTAGGCATTGGATTAAACAGTTCCAAACAAAGCTTTTTGTCGGCCGAAAAACGCGAAGAAATTGTTGCTGCGGTTTTTGCCGGCTTTGGTAATGTAGAGGTAAAACTATATGAGGGGCTTACGGTTGATTTTTGCAAAAAAGTAAATGCCACCTATATGGTGCGGGGCATCCGCTCTGTTGGCGATTTTGAGTACGAAAGGGCCATTGCGCAAATCAATCAGACCATGATGCCTGAAATGGAAACCATTTTTATACTGAGTAAACCCGAATATTCGGCTATCAGCTCCACCATTGTGCGCGATATCCTGCGCAACAACGGCGATGTGCGTCCGTTTTTACCTCAGGAGGCCATCCAGCACTTATAAAACCCGCTGGGTCAACAATTCCCCGGCTTCCAGCACCGCCATAATGGAAGGATAAGTATTGGCCACCACCGGCTCCAGCTCTGTTTTGCTTAGCCAGCTGGCTTTGGTTATTCCTTCTTCTTTCTGAGGGACCAGTTTAGGTTCTCCTTTAACGGTCATGCTGTACCAGTTTGTTTTTTTCAGTACAATTTTGCCTCCCATGGTATATACATGATAGGTTTTACATAACTTTTGGTCATTGGTACTGATCTTTACGCCGCATTCCTCCTCTACTTCACGTAAAGCAGCCTCTTTCATTTTCTCGCCTTTTTCTACCTTTCCTTTTGGCAGGTCCCATTTCTTGTTTCTAAAAATAAACAGATAATTATCTTTCGCACTGGATACCAGGCCACCCGCAGCTTTAATGCTAAGGCAACTGTTTTTGATGTTTTTGAATAAGCTTTTAGGATCGGCATGCAGCAAAAGGTACGACTTATTGGATAACCCGGAAACCTGCTGGTAAAAGGTTTGAAAGTTAAACCCCAGCACCGTCAACGTTTCAGGTGCTTCGGCCAATTGTGGTGCTGTATCTGTTATATATAAGGTATTGTTGTTGATATAAATTCTATAAGTCTTCATAATGAATAGCCGATAATTTAAAAAAGGTTGTCCATAGCTGTCCTAATGCAGATTTTCCAGATGAAAACCGAATTTTAAAAGTACAGAATTGCCGGGAATTTTACAGGTATTCGCGCATGATTTTTATTTGGGCCATCTCCCTCATTCTATTCAGCGCTTTCCGCTTGGTCCTACAAACGGTTTCATCACTAATGCCCAGGCGTTGGGCAATGGCTTCATTTCCCAGTGCCATCAGTTCGCCCAAACCATAGGCAAGTCTGATCACATCCTGTTCCTGCAAACTTAAGCCCTTCATCATCAACTCAATATTTACCCGCAACGCCTCCTGCTCCAGTGCAGCATCAGGCCATATACATTCCGCATCCATCATGCTGCCTTTAAAAGAATCCTGGTCCCCATCTTCAATAGCCTTATCCAACGAGCAGATATGGCCCAAGCTTGACGAATAACTGCTAACTACCGCTGCCGGCAGTTGGGTAAAGGCCGACAGCTCTTCCAGGCTGGGTGTACGTTCCAATTGTTGTTCCAGCAAGTCAGCAGAACGGCTCAAATCACTGATCCCCTTCAGCTGATTTAGCGGCAGCCGTATGCTCCGTTGATGCATACCAATACTCTGCAACATGGCCTGCCTTATCCACCATACGGCATAAGAGATAAATTTAAAACCCCGGGTTTCATCAAAACGCTGGGCCGCCTTCAATAAGCCAATATTACCTTCGGCAATCAAATCGGCCAGGGGCATGCCAGATACCTCATATTTTTTGGCTACCGACACTACAAAACGCAGATTACAGTTCACCAGCTTTTGCAAAGCCTCCTCATCTCCCGCTCTGATTTTTTTGGTCAGCGCCGTTTCTTCTGTTCCATTTAACAAAGGGTATGCTGCCAGTTCCTGTAAGTAGCGGGCTAGCGAATCAATTTTCCGGTTAGTGATGGATCTTTCTATCTTAATTTCTTTCATTGGAACCCCGAGACCTGTTATTTGGTCGGGACCAAAGTTCTCCAGAGATATCCACAAAGGCCAGTACGCCAAAAAATACCTCGATTTTCGCTGAAAACAATCCAAAAATCAAAATAATATTCCACCAGGGCATAGCCCCAAAACCGTCAACCAAATTTCATAAAACAATACATCCCGCTTGACACAAAATTTTGACAGTTCGCTATTTTTTTGGGGTTATCAGCAAATCATGCAGTATTCTCTAAGCTGCAAACAGAACAAAAAATTCTTTATCACACTGATAATCAAGCAAACTCAAAAAACACCTTTCAGCAGCAGATATAAATAGCCATATTTGCGGCTATAGGAATTAATTATTTAACCGAGCATTTTCTTCAATTTTCGGCACTGCTTTGTCACATAGATCAAGTTGGTGTTAACACAAATTGCAAAGAATTCTGTATTTTTGAGCCATGTATAATAAAAGTGATATTGAATTAAAGGTAGCTGAATTTTTATTACAGATAAAAGCCATAAAGTTACAACCGAACAACCCTTTTACCTGGGCTTCAGGTTGGAAATCCCCAATCTATTGTGACAACAGGATTACCCTTTCCCATCCATCGGTAAGGACTTACATCAGACAAAAACTTTCTCAATTGATACAGGAGGAGTTTGGTTCTGTTGACCTGATTGCGGGCGTGGCTACGGCAGGTATTCCTCAGGGTGCATTGGTAGCACAGGAGCTGGGATTGCCATTTGCTTACGTAAGATCGAAAGCAAAAGAACATGGAACAGGAAGCTTGATTGAAGGCGAAATTATTGAAGGACAGAGAGTAGTGGTGATCGAGGACCTGATCTCGACGGGAAAAAGCAGTTTGCAAGCTGTTGATGCACTGAGAAAAGCAGGTTTATCTGTTGCCGGGCTGGTAGCCATATTTACTTATGGTTTTGATCAGGCCGACGAAAATTTCGCAGCGGCCAAATGCCGTTATGCTACGCTGTCTAACTACAATACACTGATTGACTACGCTGCAGAGCACAGCTTTATTGCGCAAAAAGACGTTGATCTTTTGACCAAATGGCGCAGAAACCCAGCGGAGTGGGCCAATGAATTAGAAAAACAAACCGGATTATAATGACAGTTATTGAAAGTACTACAGAGGTAAATTTACCTGTCGAAAAAGTATACGCATTTTTGGCCGATATGAATAATCATCAGCAATTGATGCCTGAAAATATTTATAACTGGTCATCAACCGAAGATGAGGCTAGCTTTACCATACAAAACATGGCCAAACTGGCCATCAAAATATCCAGCCGTGTTGAAAACAAGGAGCTTATTGCTGTTCCTACAGAAAAAGCACCTTTTGAGCTGGAATTGAAATGGACGGTAGCCGATAATGGCAAAGGTGGTACTACTGCTTCACATATCATTTCGGCCGATTTGAACATGATGATGAAAATGCTGGCCGCAGGCCCGCTGCAAAAACTAGCCGATCATCAAACGGCCCGGTTGTCGGAGATTTTAAAATAAGAAATAGAAAAGAGTGTTCCAAAAGACACTCTTTTTTCATTTACAGCTGCTGCATTTTCAATATGGCTGCCGCAGCGTATATCCAAAGTCGATATAAGGCAATAAGGTACCTGTACTGATGTTTGACATGCTCTCGCTTTGCAAAGGATTTACGTCATCACTAAAAAATCCGTTGGTAAGCGTAATTACGTGTTGTTTTACCGGATAAATATTCCCTCCCTGCTTATTGTTGAGCCAGCCCACGCAATCGCCCGAACTGTTATTGGGCCCGCCACTGATATAAGTTCGTGTGATGTAGTAAATATTGCCGGGTACAATTTGTACCGGTTTTATTAAAGAGAAAAACTCCATCCCTTCGGTATTTTTGGGGCTGCAGCAACAGGTACTCAAGGCCAGTTCCTGTCCCACCTGCCATAAAGAAATGCGATAGGTAATCCCTGGGGTCCAGGCCCTGTACCCCACTTTAGTAATGGTTACCGGTTTTTCGGCCTGAAACGTGCAGCCATGGGTTTTCATGTCCATCGCCAAAAGTGTTTTATACCCATTTTGAAATACAAAAAGGGACAATACTGTTTTTAGGGCATAAAAACACATGGGTGCTTCGGGAAACTGTTGCGCTATTATCGAAAATGGAATGCCGGCCAGGGATGAGATAAGCTTTTTCATAACACATAAAATTTGGTTTATGATAACATATCCATCCCTGGCGCAAATTGTTACCCCTTAGCGCCCGGAAAATAACGTTAAGCTGATGCAATACTTTTCAGCTGCATCCTTTTCATTACGATAGAAAAGCCCACAGCTGCCAGCAATAATGCTATAGTAGTGCCATACCATAAGGTTTCGAAGCCAAAATTGGCAGCTATCCGGGTACCTATAAAAGGAGAAAATATATGCGCTACCGAAAAAGAAAGGGCATTGATACCCATATAGGCACCTCTTTTTTTAATAGAAGATCGCTGAAGCGTAATGGTAGCCATAAAAGGCATGGCCAAAATTTCGGCAATACACAACACAAACATAGACAGGTAAAGGACAGGCACTCCATTGGCCAGGTTCAGGATGAGGAAAGATAATGCGCAAAGAAGCGTACCAGCCACAATTACAGTACGGGCCGTAAAACGTTTCTCGGCAATATGCACCAGCAACATTTCCAAAGAAAACACCACTACCCCACTAAAGGCAAGGATAATACCTATTTCCGCTTCTGTCATTTTGTACACCTGACGGTAGTACAGCGGCAAGGTGCTTAGCAATTGCAGAAAACAGATGGCAAAAATACAGCTGAACAAACTAAAAAGCATAAACAGCAAATCCTTATAGGGCGAGCGATTGGCATTTGGCCCATCCTCTTCTGTTATGGCCTGTTCTTTCTTTTTTTCGTTTCCTTTACGGTTTCTGAAATAAATAAAAAACACGGCGGCCGACAAAAACGCCGCTACCGCATTGCCATAAAATAAAAATGTATAGGAAATAGCCGCTAAAAAACCACCCAATGCCGGTCCTATGGAAAAGCCGAGGTTCATGGCCATTCGGTTTAAGGAAAACGAACGGATCACGTTGTCGGGCTTAGAGTAGTAGGCAATGGAAACCGAGTTTGCCGGCCTGAAGGTTTCGGCAATCAGGCTCAGCATAAATACACCAATAGCCAGAGTAGCGACTTTATTCAACTCGGGCAGCAGAAAAAACATGGGCACGGTCAGAATCAAGCTCACCAGCTGCACCTTAAAATGTCCGGC
Encoded proteins:
- a CDS encoding DUF3822 family protein, whose protein sequence is MDNKNSILLVDPEFDLNTAADCDLLLKITPDSFSYAIIDKRCRQLKAVYDEQECKNVPETVATRLKNDVYLGLAFNEIKAAVYTENTINIPDEWYSADNLDQYARFFTHHQSDNLYTRPFNDFGFTTIFNLQQFIEDTLAAALKDCRLYTQNAPALVLAAQQHQTILQLDFTASSFNALYGTGEKLIFQNDYQNDNADEFNYYLLLIISQLNINTTDTEVYLSGIIHADDERYRRIEKYFSKITFNLPPTNKIDHKILDDMPAHYYSSLLALDLCE
- a CDS encoding SRPBCC family protein, with the protein product MTVIESTTEVNLPVEKVYAFLADMNNHQQLMPENIYNWSSTEDEASFTIQNMAKLAIKISSRVENKELIAVPTEKAPFELELKWTVADNGKGGTTASHIISADLNMMMKMLAAGPLQKLADHQTARLSEILK
- a CDS encoding RsmD family RNA methyltransferase, which produces MRIIGGKLKGIRFNAPESLPVRPTTDMAKEALFNILYNTYDFEECNVLDLFCGTGNISFEFASRGIKSVTSVDKHSGCVFWVKSVIKKYELTEIDVQKADVFKFLESDQQQYQIIFADPPYDLPTIPLIPELVINNNLLTDNGLLIVEHPSLLKMKDQPGYKETRRYGNSSFSFFEKV
- a CDS encoding NUDIX hydrolase — its product is MKTYRIYINNNTLYITDTAPQLAEAPETLTVLGFNFQTFYQQVSGLSNKSYLLLHADPKSLFKNIKNSCLSIKAAGGLVSSAKDNYLFIFRNKKWDLPKGKVEKGEKMKEAALREVEEECGVKISTNDQKLCKTYHVYTMGGKIVLKKTNWYSMTVKGEPKLVPQKEEGITKASWLSKTELEPVVANTYPSIMAVLEAGELLTQRVL
- a CDS encoding MFS transporter; the encoded protein is MKEFIRLYLDAYKGLSTPAWMLAMVMLINRSGAMVIPFLGVYMINHLHFSLEDTGTVLSCFGIGAVSGNFLGGWLTDKAGHFKVQLVSLILTVPMFFLLPELNKVATLAIGVFMLSLIAETFRPANSVSIAYYSKPDNVIRSFSLNRMAMNLGFSIGPALGGFLAAISYTFLFYGNAVAAFLSAAVFFIYFRNRKGNEKKKEQAITEEDGPNANRSPYKDLLFMLFSLFSCIFAICFLQLLSTLPLYYRQVYKMTEAEIGIILAFSGVVVFSLEMLLVHIAEKRFTARTVIVAGTLLCALSFLILNLANGVPVLYLSMFVLCIAEILAMPFMATITLQRSSIKKRGAYMGINALSFSVAHIFSPFIGTRIAANFGFETLWYGTTIALLLAAVGFSIVMKRMQLKSIASA
- the coaD gene encoding pantetheine-phosphate adenylyltransferase, with the protein product MKIALFPGSFDPITIAHVDILKRALPLFDKIIVGIGLNSSKQSFLSAEKREEIVAAVFAGFGNVEVKLYEGLTVDFCKKVNATYMVRGIRSVGDFEYERAIAQINQTMMPEMETIFILSKPEYSAISSTIVRDILRNNGDVRPFLPQEAIQHL
- the pyrE gene encoding orotate phosphoribosyltransferase, which gives rise to MYNKSDIELKVAEFLLQIKAIKLQPNNPFTWASGWKSPIYCDNRITLSHPSVRTYIRQKLSQLIQEEFGSVDLIAGVATAGIPQGALVAQELGLPFAYVRSKAKEHGTGSLIEGEIIEGQRVVVIEDLISTGKSSLQAVDALRKAGLSVAGLVAIFTYGFDQADENFAAAKCRYATLSNYNTLIDYAAEHSFIAQKDVDLLTKWRRNPAEWANELEKQTGL
- a CDS encoding RNA polymerase sigma factor RpoD/SigA, which translates into the protein MKEIKIERSITNRKIDSLARYLQELAAYPLLNGTEETALTKKIRAGDEEALQKLVNCNLRFVVSVAKKYEVSGMPLADLIAEGNIGLLKAAQRFDETRGFKFISYAVWWIRQAMLQSIGMHQRSIRLPLNQLKGISDLSRSADLLEQQLERTPSLEELSAFTQLPAAVVSSYSSSLGHICSLDKAIEDGDQDSFKGSMMDAECIWPDAALEQEALRVNIELMMKGLSLQEQDVIRLAYGLGELMALGNEAIAQRLGISDETVCRTKRKALNRMREMAQIKIMREYL